The nucleotide window GGATGAATGCCGGTCAGGTAGGAGTTCTTATCACCAACAACGTAAACCCGATATATTCTTCCAACAAAGGACAGGCTTTCAAGGCCGGTCTGGGTAAAGTAAATGCTGTAATTGCGGTCGCTGACAAGAAGAATGAAATGTATAAAGCTGCACACGCAGTAATTCCTGTAGCCAACTGGCTGGAAAGCTGGGGTGACCTAACGCCGCAATCCGGAGTTTATGCACTTATACAGCCTACAATCCAGAAAATCTATAAATCCAGACAGATTGAAGAATCTCTGCTGGTTTGGATTAACGGGAAAAACAATACGAACAATAACTATTACGAGTACCTGAAGGCAAACGCCGCCACAATGCTGGGCGGGACAAGCTTTAACAAGGCTCTGTATAATGGCTTTGCCGCTACTGGCAATGCAGGCGCATCCCTGTCCTACGCAGGTGGGAACGCTGCTCAGGCAGCAACAGAGCTGGCTAACTTGAAGCCTTCGGACTATGAACTTGTTCTTTACACGAAGACATCAATGGGCGACGGTACCCAGGCCAACAATCCATGGCTGCAGGAACTTCCGGACCCTATTACCAGACTTGCCTGGGATAATTACCTGACCGTTTCTCCGGACGATGCCAAGAAACTTGGACTGGAAAACGACCTGAATGCCAGAATGCAGCTGGATGGTTCCAGAGTAAACCTTACGGTAAACGGTGTAACTCTGAAAGATGTGCCCGTATTCATTCAGCCGGGACAGGCTGACGGTTCTTTCGGACTTGCTTTGGGTTACGGCAAAAGTAATTCAGGTAAGATCGCCGAGACAGGTGTGAACGCTTACCCTCTTTTCGATGGTTCCAACCTCACGCTTTCAAACGCTAAGATTGAAAAAGTCAGCGGTATGCACGAGTTTGCAGGTATGCAGCTTCAGAATACATTAATGGGCCGTTATGAAATCGCAAGAGAAGTATCTCTGGAAGATTTTATAAATGTACCTTTTGACGATAAGCTTAAAGGATGGAATAAGCCTTTGGAGTATCACACACTTACAGAATCTGCTCCTGCCGGTAAGATTACTTTGTGGGATGAACATGATGATACAGACGGTCCTCACTTTAACCTTTCTGTAGACCTGAACGCTTGTACGGGCTGTGGTGCATGTATCATTGCCTGCCAGGCAGAGAACAATGTTCCTGTAGTTGGTAAGGAGGAGATCAGAATGTCGCGTGATATGTACTGGTTAAGAATTGACCGTTATTATTCAGCAAAAGAAAAGATCCATACCAAGGAGCAGGTTGAAAGAGGCCTTAATGTTCCGCAAGTATATGATATCCTGATAGAGCCGGCTAAGAATCCGGACGTTATCTTCCAGCCGGTGATGTGTCAGCACTGTAATCATGCACCGTGCGAAACTGTTTGTCCGGTGGCTGCAACTTCTCACGGGAAGCAGGGTCAGAACCAAATGGCCTATAACAGATGTATCGGTACAAGATACTGCGCGAACAACTGTCCGTATAAAGTAAGAAGATTCAACTGGTTTACCTATAACCTGAACGATAAATTCGACTTTAATCAGAACAACGATTTAGGAAGAATGGTTCTGAACCCAGATGTCGTTGTAAGGACCAGAGGGGTAATGGAAAAATGCTCTATGTGTATCCAGATGACTCAGAACACTATTCTTGAAGCCAAGAAAGAAGGCAGAAGAGTGGCAGACGGGGAATTCCAGACAGCTTGCTCGCAGGCGTGCGGAACCGGTGCTATGAAGTTTGGTGACATGAATGATAAAAAATCAGAAGTTAGGAAACTGTACAGCAGTAACAGAAGATATACGCTTCTGGAGGAAATCGGTACGAAGCCTAATGTGTTTTATCATACCAAAGTTAGAAACAGAAGAGAAGATAATAAAGTATAAATAATAATAAGGTAACAAATGTCACATTACGAAGCCCCGATCCGGGAACCTTTAATTATTGGTCACAAAACCTATCACGATATCACCGAAGATATCGCCAGACCCATCGAGGAAAGAGCCGGTAAACTGTGGTGGATTTCTTTCTACGCAGCTCTTGCACTTTTCATTTACGGCTTCGGCTGTATTGCCTATACCATCGGTACTGGTATCGGTGCCTGGGGCCTTAACAGAACCATCAACTGGGGTTGGGATATTACCAACTTCGTATGGTGGGTAGGTATTGGTCACGCAGGAACACTTATCTCCGCTGTACTTTTACTGTTCAGACAGAGATGGAGAATGTCCGTTAACCGTTCTGCCGAGGCCATGACCATCTTCGCGGTTGTTCAGGCGGCTATTTTCCCTGTAATCCACATGGGTAGAGTTTGGGTAGGTTACTGGGTATTCCCGATTCCTAACCAATACGGATCGCTTTGGACCAACTTTAACTCTCCTCTGTTCTGGGACGTATTTGCAATCTCCACTTATTTCTCTGTATCTACCGTATTTTGGTTCATGGGTCTTATCCCGGATTTTGCAATGATCAGAGACCGTGCAAAAACGCCGTGGACGAAGAAGATATACACCTTCCTGGCCTTCGGCTGGGGTGGTAAAGCCAAACACTGGCAAAGATTTGAAGAACTTTCACTTGTTCTTGCTGGTCTGGCAACGCCACTTGTATTCTCGGTACACACCACAGTATCCTTTGACTTTGCTACGTCGGTAATCAAAGGATGGCACTCCACCATTTATCCGCCTTACTTCGTAGCAGGTGCAATCTTCTCCGGATTTGCAATGGTACAGACTCTTCTGTTAGTTGCCAGAAAAGTATGTGACCTGGAGGATTATATCACGATGTACCATATTGAGATCATGAACATCGTAATCATTGTAACGGGTGGTATGGTAACCGTAGCTTATGCATGTGAATATTTCATCGCATGGTACTCCGGAAGCCGTTATGAGGATTTTGCATACCTGACTCCGGGTGCCGCTACAGGTCCGTACTGGTGGGCATTCTGGTCACTGATTATCTGTAACCTCGTTGTACCTGCACTGTTCTGGTTTAAGAAAGTAAGAACGAATATCATCGCAACATTCATCATTGCCCTTATCATTAACATCGGTATGTGGTTTGAACGTTTCGACATTATCGTTATCAACCTGTCACGCGATTATCTACCAAGCAGCTGGACCATGTTTAAGCCGTCCATCATAGACGTTGGTGTATTCCTTGGAACCATCGGATTCTTTTCCGTACTCTTCCTGCTGTATGCACGTACATTCCCTGTAATCGCACAGGCTGAATTGAAATCTATTCTGAAAATTTCAGGTGAAACCTATAAAGCAAAAGAAGGAGATGAGCACCACTAAAATAATTTACGGCCTGTATGCCGACGATGATGAACTGATGGATGGCGTTAGGACTTTCAGAGACAAAGGAATTGCCATCAACGAAGTTTACACCCCATTTCCTGTACACGGACTGGACAAAGCACTTGGTTTAAAGAAAACCCGTATTTCCGATGCTGCATTTATGTATGCTGTTTACGGTGTTACTGTTGCCATTCTTATTTCATGGTACGCTATGAATCATGACTGGCCTATGAATATCGGCGGAAAGCCTTCCTTCACCTGGTGGGAAAATATGCCGGCGTTTGTTGTACCGATGTTTGAACTTACAGTATTCTGTGCTGCACACATGATGTCGCTTACTTTCCTGATCAGGAATAAGATGTATCCCCTGGCACCGCCGCAGAATCCGGATCCGCGTACCACGGATGATAAGTTCATGATGGAGTTCCTTACAGATGATGTAGAGACTGTGAAACAGATCCTGATTGACACAGGAGCTGAGGAAATAACTGTAAAAGATGCGTAAAATGAAACAGAATATATTCAAAATAACTGCAGCTTTGGCAATTACTACGGTGATGCTTAATTCCTGTGGTCCCAAGGATAATCCGCCATTGGTTTATTTTCCGGATATGTATTTCCCGGTAGCCTACGACCCGCTTATGAAAGCGGAGGATGCTTATTCTGACCATGAAAATGAAATTCCTGCTTTCGTTAAGAACGGCGGTGCTACAGGAATGATTCCGGTAGACGGCACAGTAATGCAGAATAAAGACGGAATTGCAGAATCTAATTCTGCCGCAGCAATGACGCCGGACCAGTACAATGCCGGTTATGCAGAGTCAAAAGGTATTACAGCTTCCCCACTTAAAGCTGCAGGTCAGAAGAAAGACCTTGAACGAGGTAAAGTACTTTATGACCGTACCTGTGCGGCATGTCATGGTACTGCCGGTGACGGACAGGGACCCATCGTACAGAGCGGTGCCTACAGTGGCGTACCTAAATATGCAGACCGCGAGATTTCCGTCGGTTCGGTTCATTATGTAATTATGCACGGAAGAAACGCTATGGGATCCTACGCAGGCCAGCTTAACGCAGGCGACCGCTGGAGAGTGGCCATGTACGTTATGAATGCTTTTAAAGGTGGTATGTCTTCGCCTACTACAGCCTCCGCTGCCGCAGCAACAACAGATTCTACCGCAACACAATAATAAAAAGAATTAAAATGTATAGTTTTTCGCCTAAATTAAAATTAGTTTCTATTATACTCCTCGTTGCCGGTTTGGTTCTTTTTACCGCGGGATATTTTATGAACCATGGTATGGATGATACCAGGATAGAACATATGATGGAGGCTGCTATGAGCTCCGGAGAGAAAGCTCCGTCGCACTCCAGCGAAGTAATGACACCCGCCAAAGATCATGATGGTCATCTTAAGCATGCAAAACATCAGATCCACAACCAGCCGCTTGCTTCAATACACTTTATTGCGGTGTTCTTTTTCGGAGTTAGCTGTGCGGTAATGTTCTTCTACAGTATTCAGCATGTGGCTCACGCCGGATGGCCAATAATCATTACACGTGTTATGGAGGCTATAGGTGGTTACATCCCTTACGGTGGTGCCATTCTGATCATCATCATGCTTCTTAATATCACACACAACGGTCATCTGTTTCATTGGATGGATCCTGAACTTACAGATCCTAACTCTGATCAGTTTGACGTAATCCTGTTCGAAAAGAAAAAGTTCCTCAACATTCCCTGGTATGCGTTCCGTACGATACTGTATGTGGTAGGTGCTTCATTCCTTGCCTGGAAACTCAGACAGATGTCCAGAAAAGTGGATGAAACCAAGTCTCTGAGAGACTATCAGTACCTTTACAGATGGGCTGTCGGTTATATCGTATTTTTCGGTTTCGCATCCGCAGCGTGGGCGTGGGACTGGTTAATGTCTATTGACCCGCACTGGTACTCCACCATGTATATCTGGTACTCTATGGTATCCTGTCTGTCCAGTGGAATCGCAGTGATCATTATCCTGAGTGTTTATCTGAAGAAAACCGGTTTCCTTCCGCAGTTCAATGATAACCACCTGCATGACTTGGGAGTATTCCTGTTCGCATCAAGTATGCTTTGGACATATACCTGGTTTGCGCAGTTCATGCTTTACTGGTATGCTAACGTACCGGAGGAGGTTAACTACTTCTTTGGCAGGTTCGAGCACTATAAGGAAATTTTCTTGCCGATGCTGATCCCGAACTTCCTGATTCCTCTGTTGGTAATGGTGAGTTCAAGTATTAAGAGAAACTATAAAGTAGTGACTACAATGGCATTCATTGTACTGTTTGGTCATGCCTGGGACTACTTCAACATGGTAATGCCCGGTACGATTGGACCATACTGGAGAACTCCGGAACTTTGGATCCTTACCATTGGCGCGGTACTGTTTGTAGTTGGACTGTTTATGTTTGTGGTTCTCCACACCCTGTCTAAACTCAAACTTATTCCTGAAGGTAACCCTTATCTGCACGAATCCAAGATTTACGAATATCCTTTCTAAAGGAAACTTCAACATATCAATCCCCGTTAACTTATGTTTTCGGGGATTTTTATTATCTTTTACAGCTTTAAACCCAAATCCTGACCGTTTAAGTATTCAGCATTTGAAGTTGCTTTTTAAACAGTCTGTTAGATGAAAATAAATTAGACTATGAAAACAAAATTTGTCTCGCTGATACTTTCTTTCGCCGCATCCTTTTTAGTTTCTGCACAAACACTGAAACTGGTTTCCGCTACTTCAGGCGAGCCACTAGCTAATGTCAGTTTTTTTTCAGCAAAAGGTGAACTCTTTACAACATCTGATATTGAAGGGATAGTACAGCGCGAAGCATTATTGCCTGCGCAGGAAACCTATATCCTGATACATGACTCTTATAAAATCGCGACCGTATCTGCAAAGGATCTGGATAGTGGAACGCTGAAGTTGAAGGACAGGATAACTGAAATTGCGCCCGTCATTGTAAGTAACAGGAAGGCGAAATACATGACGGTTCGCGGACCCTTCAATGTTTACCTGACAGTGAACAAAGAATTTAATGTTTATGCGGATGGAATAGCAACGTATGTTTACGACAGCAATACCAAAAAGGTTAAGGACCTGTATATTGAGCAATACCGTTCATTCACCAGGAAAAATGAAAAAGAAGACCGGAAGAAAGTCGCTTCTTTGGTATATACCGGTTTTCTGAAGCTTCCGGAACTGGAGCGTGTTGGCAAAATGCAGGAACAGAAAACCAACCCTAAAAGTAAATATAAAGAGATAAGTAATAACGGGTATACAATGATGCAGTTTAATTCAGCAGGGCTTCAGGATAAGCCGTTCACCATATTTGGATACAGCTTCTATGATTTTATTTATAACAGCACCGTAAGTTTTACAGAGGGTTCCCTAAATCTGCGCGACTTTACTTCGTACACCGAGCAGCTTGATTTTAAACTTAAGCATAAGTCCGAACCGGATTTCCATCAGATGGTTAAGTATGCCACCTTCATCCCGCAGGAAATTGGCTTTACAGACAAACCGCAGCCCACCAAAGTGCGTTTGGATCCTACCAAAAGTTACTATAATGAACGTTATTGGGAGGAAACCGGTTTTCCAAATATGCAGCCGGTCTTCAGCAGCTTCAGTGGCCAGGGACTTAACGAGGGGCCTAACAGCGGCCAGCTAAATTAAGAGGTGAAGTATGGGCAAAAAAAGGTAAATTTGTATGAAATGACCTTTCTATGAGAAAATTAACCCTGCTGCTGTGTGCGGTTTTCCTGTTATTAATTAGCTGCAAGAAGGATGCTGTAGATTCCACCAATCTTAAAACCTTCCAGTCCAGCATCAACGATATGGCTTCCAGCCTCAATACCCTTCAGCAATATAAATTTAATGAAGCCTTGTATATTCTGAAGACTTTTGCCGTCGATGCGGAAGGCGAAACACACGAACTTGTGCAGCTTTCAAAACTCCTGGAAGGCAAGAAGGTTCCGGACATTTTCCGTATGGCCGACGAGGTGGCCAGGGAAAATGGTATTGACTGGACCAGTACCGGTCCGCCATCGTTAGGTGAAATGAATATTTTTGAAGATGTAACGGCTAAGGAATCGGATGCCAACGATATCAGTGCCAACGCCCTGCGGATAACCACCCGACCCACCCAGTCCGACAGTATACTTGGACCCAAAGCCCTTGTGGTAGTGCCAAGGCTGGTAGATGGAAATGGAAAGAACATCGAATTCAGCGGTGCCGCACTCGAAACGGTAATGGAAGTATTCAGTGGCGGGAATAAGGTTTATACCTCGAAAAATTTAATGCAGGACAATAAATTCTATGGATTTACACTCCGGTTTGATAAACTACCGGCCGAGAAACTTCAGAATAATACCATCGATATTACAGTAAGTGTGAAAACCAGCTCCAAAACGCTGAAGATGACAAATGTAGGCATAAAGGTGAATCCAAATGCCTTGCTACAGCCTCAGGTTGCGGTGCCTGCGGATCCTGGCGACACCGAATTAACTGATCCTTCACTTACCGATCCGCTGGCCGAACCTGCTCCGGGAAATACGCCTGTGGCGTCCGGAGATCCCAAGACCACAGTACAGCGGTTCCTCAACGGCATCAGTACTCAAAACCTACGGTCGGCTTATGAAACATCAAACAATCCTGCCTGGGGTACCTATGAGAAATTTTCAAATCCAACTACCGGTTTTGGCAGCGTGAAGAGTGTGAATGTGAAAGATATCACCACCTCCGCTTCCAATCCCAATTCAGCCTCGGTTTCAGCAAGCTACGATGTAACTGATAAAAATGGGAGTACCTCTTCATTAAATGTGACATTCGGTTTGAAGAATGTAAATGGTGAATGGAAAATTTCCAGCTATAAAATCAATTGATATGTCAGATTTAGTTCCCAGACTATTAAATACCATTGAAACGGTGCCCGATTTTCCGCAGCAGGGCATTTTATTTCGGGATATCACTCCCATTTTTCTGGATCACCGGCTCTATACTGATGTTATTGCGAATCTCGCGGAATTCAGCTGTGGAAAAGTAGATGCTGTGTGTGGTATTGAAAGCAGGGGATACCTGTTTGGAATAGCGATAGCTGTCGCTATTGGCGTACCGTTTATACTCATCCGCAAAAAAGGTAAACTTCCGCCACCATTTGTGGCCGAAAAATATGATCTGGAATATGGTTCTGCCGAGATTGAAATGCGCGAGGGACAGTTGCAATCCGGGATGCGGGTCCTTATTCATGATGATCTCCTGGCCACAGGAGGCACAACTGAAGCAGCTGCCCGCCTGGTACAGAAGCAGGGCGGCAAAGTGGTTCAGTTCAGTTTTCTCATAGGCCTTAAAGGGTTGCAGGGCGAAGAAAGACTTGCCCGGTTTGAGGCAGAAATTCATAAAATTCTTGAGTATTAAAAGTTTCGGAAGCATTGTCACAAAAATTTTGTTAATCATTCTGAAACCACTAAATTTGCACTTCAATTTTACAGAAATTATGGCAAAACATAAACAAAACGAAAAAACTCCGGAAGGAAAGGAAACAGTTGAATTCTTCAAGGATCTGGATAAGGAAGCTTTACAGACCGAACGTTTCCTGGAGAAGAACTCCAAACTGCTGGTTATTTTGTTTGTTTCAATGGTGGCTGCCGTACTTGCCTTCTTTGCGTACCAACAGTTTGTGGTGGCGCCCAAGAACGAAGAAGCTACTAAAAGTTATCTGGCAGCACAGAAAAATCTGGCCGCAGGTAATAATGCCGATGCCCTTGGCGGGAAATCCGCTGCAAACCCAGGATTCCTCGGTACAGCTAAAGAATTTTCCAATACATCTGTGGGAAAGCTTGCTGCCTACAATGCGGGACTTCTTAAATTTAAGGAAGGCAAATACCAGGAGGCATATGACCTGCTTGATAAGTTCTCATCGGATAATGAAGTACTGATGGCACTGAAATACGGAGCTATGGCAGATGCCAAATCCAACCTGAACAGAAATGACGAAACTCTTTCACTGCTGGAAAAAGCCATGAATGCTTCAGATGATCCTTATACCCAATATTATTTTACCAGGAAAGCCGGTACAGTGGCGCTGGCTCTTAACAAGAAAGATTTGGCGAAAAAATACTTCACTTCTGTTGATGAGAAGTTTAAGGATTATGACAACGGTATGTCCGATGCATACATTGAAATGGTAAAATACTTTTAAAATGGCAACAGTTAATCTTTCGGATTACAAACCATTACAAATACAAAATGCTGATTCTTTCCGAATTGGC belongs to Chryseobacterium sp. and includes:
- a CDS encoding tetratricopeptide repeat protein, whose product is MAKHKQNEKTPEGKETVEFFKDLDKEALQTERFLEKNSKLLVILFVSMVAAVLAFFAYQQFVVAPKNEEATKSYLAAQKNLAAGNNADALGGKSAANPGFLGTAKEFSNTSVGKLAAYNAGLLKFKEGKYQEAYDLLDKFSSDNEVLMALKYGAMADAKSNLNRNDETLSLLEKAMNASDDPYTQYYFTRKAGTVALALNKKDLAKKYFTSVDEKFKDYDNGMSDAYIEMVKYF
- a CDS encoding adenine phosphoribosyltransferase, with the translated sequence MSDLVPRLLNTIETVPDFPQQGILFRDITPIFLDHRLYTDVIANLAEFSCGKVDAVCGIESRGYLFGIAIAVAIGVPFILIRKKGKLPPPFVAEKYDLEYGSAEIEMREGQLQSGMRVLIHDDLLATGGTTEAAARLVQKQGGKVVQFSFLIGLKGLQGEERLARFEAEIHKILEY
- a CDS encoding c-type cytochrome is translated as MRKMKQNIFKITAALAITTVMLNSCGPKDNPPLVYFPDMYFPVAYDPLMKAEDAYSDHENEIPAFVKNGGATGMIPVDGTVMQNKDGIAESNSAAAMTPDQYNAGYAESKGITASPLKAAGQKKDLERGKVLYDRTCAACHGTAGDGQGPIVQSGAYSGVPKYADREISVGSVHYVIMHGRNAMGSYAGQLNAGDRWRVAMYVMNAFKGGMSSPTTASAAAATTDSTATQ
- a CDS encoding TAT-variant-translocated molybdopterin oxidoreductase; protein product: MASNKIQFRSIHELKDPALNGKLAQKEFQNEIPVDEILGDDQLLKSDSGTSRRDFLKLLGFSTAAVTLAACEAPVIKSIPYVVKPHSIVPGVPNYYASTYFDGFDVASVLVKTREGRPIKIEPNPAAGAMGITSARTQASILSLYDNDKVKQPKLNGKDETFDKVDDFVLNALTQAQGAGKRIVVLSHSFPSPTFKKLFSEFKTKYPTAELVTYDAYPYGASLDAAQEVFGQRALPVYDLSATQLVVSFQADFLGDYNGGGLETTYAAARKPGANMLKHIQVESNMSLSGANSDERIPMKPSEVNQTLLAVYNGLNGGGVNNPAAAKIVKELQAKGSSAVVFADGSKAAQVLAHLINQKLGSTAFTGKANLMKEFDGARYQEFLNWMNAGQVGVLITNNVNPIYSSNKGQAFKAGLGKVNAVIAVADKKNEMYKAAHAVIPVANWLESWGDLTPQSGVYALIQPTIQKIYKSRQIEESLLVWINGKNNTNNNYYEYLKANAATMLGGTSFNKALYNGFAATGNAGASLSYAGGNAAQAATELANLKPSDYELVLYTKTSMGDGTQANNPWLQELPDPITRLAWDNYLTVSPDDAKKLGLENDLNARMQLDGSRVNLTVNGVTLKDVPVFIQPGQADGSFGLALGYGKSNSGKIAETGVNAYPLFDGSNLTLSNAKIEKVSGMHEFAGMQLQNTLMGRYEIAREVSLEDFINVPFDDKLKGWNKPLEYHTLTESAPAGKITLWDEHDDTDGPHFNLSVDLNACTGCGACIIACQAENNVPVVGKEEIRMSRDMYWLRIDRYYSAKEKIHTKEQVERGLNVPQVYDILIEPAKNPDVIFQPVMCQHCNHAPCETVCPVAATSHGKQGQNQMAYNRCIGTRYCANNCPYKVRRFNWFTYNLNDKFDFNQNNDLGRMVLNPDVVVRTRGVMEKCSMCIQMTQNTILEAKKEGRRVADGEFQTACSQACGTGAMKFGDMNDKKSEVRKLYSSNRRYTLLEEIGTKPNVFYHTKVRNRREDNKV
- the nrfD gene encoding NrfD/PsrC family molybdoenzyme membrane anchor subunit, translated to MSHYEAPIREPLIIGHKTYHDITEDIARPIEERAGKLWWISFYAALALFIYGFGCIAYTIGTGIGAWGLNRTINWGWDITNFVWWVGIGHAGTLISAVLLLFRQRWRMSVNRSAEAMTIFAVVQAAIFPVIHMGRVWVGYWVFPIPNQYGSLWTNFNSPLFWDVFAISTYFSVSTVFWFMGLIPDFAMIRDRAKTPWTKKIYTFLAFGWGGKAKHWQRFEELSLVLAGLATPLVFSVHTTVSFDFATSVIKGWHSTIYPPYFVAGAIFSGFAMVQTLLLVARKVCDLEDYITMYHIEIMNIVIIVTGGMVTVAYACEYFIAWYSGSRYEDFAYLTPGAATGPYWWAFWSLIICNLVVPALFWFKKVRTNIIATFIIALIINIGMWFERFDIIVINLSRDYLPSSWTMFKPSIIDVGVFLGTIGFFSVLFLLYARTFPVIAQAELKSILKISGETYKAKEGDEHH
- a CDS encoding DUF3341 domain-containing protein, with the protein product MSTTKIIYGLYADDDELMDGVRTFRDKGIAINEVYTPFPVHGLDKALGLKKTRISDAAFMYAVYGVTVAILISWYAMNHDWPMNIGGKPSFTWWENMPAFVVPMFELTVFCAAHMMSLTFLIRNKMYPLAPPQNPDPRTTDDKFMMEFLTDDVETVKQILIDTGAEEITVKDA
- a CDS encoding quinol:cytochrome C oxidoreductase, which codes for MYSFSPKLKLVSIILLVAGLVLFTAGYFMNHGMDDTRIEHMMEAAMSSGEKAPSHSSEVMTPAKDHDGHLKHAKHQIHNQPLASIHFIAVFFFGVSCAVMFFYSIQHVAHAGWPIIITRVMEAIGGYIPYGGAILIIIMLLNITHNGHLFHWMDPELTDPNSDQFDVILFEKKKFLNIPWYAFRTILYVVGASFLAWKLRQMSRKVDETKSLRDYQYLYRWAVGYIVFFGFASAAWAWDWLMSIDPHWYSTMYIWYSMVSCLSSGIAVIIILSVYLKKTGFLPQFNDNHLHDLGVFLFASSMLWTYTWFAQFMLYWYANVPEEVNYFFGRFEHYKEIFLPMLIPNFLIPLLVMVSSSIKRNYKVVTTMAFIVLFGHAWDYFNMVMPGTIGPYWRTPELWILTIGAVLFVVGLFMFVVLHTLSKLKLIPEGNPYLHESKIYEYPF